The genome window AGTTTGAATCAAGTCAACATCAATTTCGCCTTCTTCAGTCGTCAAAATCAACTCAGCATAAGGATTAAACCATTCGACTTCGCCACTAGATAAGTCTAATTTCAGAACACCAACTGGCATTTGATCGAGCAACGTGTTCAAGCTATCTTCCGCTTGATGGTTTACGTATTGGATTTGTTCAATTTCGCTCTTTTCATACTGTTTTTTTTGCCAGATGAATAAAAGCAGATAAAGAAGTACAAATAAAAACAAGGCACTGATTGTTACAACATTATTTTGTGAAAAAATAATCAGCATTGTTAAGGTTCCGAAAGTTGCAATCCCTAGTAGAACCGCAGAAATCGGAGTTAAATTATTTTTTTTCATTCTAAACCTCTTGCGCATTATTATATCACAAAAGCCCTTAAAAAGCGACCTTTAAAAAGTGGTAAGCCTCCTTTTCCTTATTGATTTTTTATGGTTTTAATGCAAAAAGGAGAATAAGCTCATTATCCTCCTGCACTAAGATTACTACCATCTAACGTTCCACGATAAGAGCTGTTCCCATTCCCCCTCCGATACAGAGAGTTGCTAACCCAGTTTTAGCATCACGCTTCATCATCTCATGTACCAGAGTCACTAAGATACGACAGCCTGAAGCTCCAATTGGGTGACCGAGAGCAATCGCGCCACCATTGACATTGACAATATCTGTGTTGAAGCCTAGAGTTTTACCGACTGCATAAGTCTGGGCAGCAAAAGCTTCATTTGACTCGATCAAGTCGAGATCATCAACTGTCAAATTACCTTTTTCAAGAGCCTTGCGAGTTGCATAAATCGGCCCACATCCCATCATCTTAGGATCCAAACCTGCACTTGCATACGAACGAATGCGGACAATCACTGGCAATCCTAATTCTTCAGCTTTTTCAGCACTCATGATTAGGACTGCTGCTGCCCCATCATTGATGCCTGAGGCATTTCCCGCTGTAACAGAACCGTCTTTTTTGAAAACAGGACCTAGCTTAGACAAGCTCTCCAAGCTGGCATCTTTTCTAGGAAATTCATCTGTATCAAAGACAATAGGATCACCTTTGCGTTGAGGAATAACCACCGGAACAATCTCTTCCTTAAAGCGTCCAGATTCTATAGCCGCTACTGCTCGTTTTTGTGATTCCAAAGCAAGAGCATCTTGATCATCCCGGCTAATACCATATTCTTCGGCCACATTCTCGGCTGTAATCCCCATATGGTATTCGTTAAAGGCATCAGACAAACCGTCCTTAATCATGGTATCTACAACTTTCGAATCGCCCATACGGCAGCCCCAACGGAAGTTTGGCAAAACATATGGAGCCTGACTCATGTTTTCTGCACCACCAGCTACGACAATATCTGCATCGCCACACTGAATCGCTTGAGCAGCTAACTGAACTGCCTTCAAACCAGAACCGCAAACCTTATTAATAGTAAAGGCTGGTGTAAACTCAGAAAGCCCCGCATGAATGCTCATTTGGCGAGCCACATTTTGTCCTAAACCAGCGCCAAGGACATTCCCCATAATCACTTCATCTACCTGCTCTGGTTTAATATTCGCTTTTTCCAAAGCACTCTTAATGACCAAAGATCCCAAATCAACAGCAGAAACATTCTTCAAGCTTCCTCCAAAGGAGCCTATAGGAGTCCGCACTGCCGAAACAATCACCACGTCTTTCATAACTACCTCCATTTATACCTCTTATTAATGATGCAATACAAAAGTGGTTTACAATTGTGTAAACCACTTTTACATAGTTGTCAAGATTTTATGATTCCTTAACTTCTAGCAAACCAACTTCACCATCTTCGCGGCGATACAAAACATTTGTTGTTTGATCTTCTACATCTACATAGATAAAGAAATCATGTCCCAACAAGTCCATTTGAAGAAGAGCTTCTTCCAAATCCATTGGTTTTAAATCAATTTGTTTTGAACGAACCACTTTTGGCTGCACAACATTTGCATCTTCAACTAGAGCATCTGTAAAGAGTTGGCTTGTTGCAACCTTATTTTTATTCTTGCGTTCGATTTTTGTTTTATTTTTTCGAATCTGGCGTTCAATTTTATCTGTTACAAGATCGATAGAACCATACATATCTTGAGAAATATCTTCTGCACGAAGGGTAATTGATCCAAGTGGAATTGTTACTTCAACTTTTGCTGTTTTTTCACGGTAAACTTTCAAGTTGACACGTGCATCCAACTCTTGTTCAGGTTGAAAATATTTTTCGATCTTTTCGAGTTTAGAAACTACATAATTGCGAATTGCTTCTGTTACTTCTAGGTTTTCACCACGGATACTATATTTAATCATATAAGTACCTTCTTTCTAAACATTTTTATTTTTCTAACTATATTATAACGCTTTCATTTTCATTTTGCAAATTTTTTCCTTATCTTACAAGAGAAAAAGTTTTGACTTCCAAAACACCTACCTCTTCAAAAAGTCGCTTCACACGATTGATAGTCGCCCCTGTCGTATAGATGTCATCAATAACCAAAATCTTCTTAGGAAGAGGGGCTTCCGTTTTAATATAAAAGGGAATTTCCGTAGCTAATCGTTCTGAGCGATTCTTAGAAGAACTAGCCTTCTCTTCTCTTTTCCCTAGTAAATCTTGAAAGGAAAATCCTGCCGTCTCAACCAAACCTTCAACCTGATTAAATCCTCTCTCAAGCAATCTTTCAGGACTTAGGGGAATTACCACAAATTCATAGTCTCTATACTTTTTCAACTCATCTGCAAGTACAGGAGTAAAAACCTTTCTAAGCAGAAAATCCCCATCAAACTTATATCGACTAAAGAAGTCTTTCATAGCTTGATTATAGGTGAAGATTGCTTTATGATCAACTTGAATCCCATCTTCACACCAAAGTTTACAATCTTGACACGTTGTTGACAACCCTCTTTTCATGCAGTTTGGACAATGGTCTTCACCAATCTTCTCAAAAGTAGAATCACAAGCTGAGCAAAGATAGTTGTGCTCATTCTTAAACAGTAAGAGGTGACTAAATGTCAAGTCACTCTTTGTTGACTGGCCACATAATAAACAATTCATAATCCCGCCTCCTTGTTCATCTGCTTGATTTCCTTGATTGCCTTTTTGATGGAAGTATTTAATCCATCATGAAAGAAGAGCAACTCACCAGTTGGTCTGTCCATACTACGCCCAACTCGCCCACCAATCTGAATCAAGCTAGACTTGGTAAAGAGACGATGATTAGCTTCTACTACGAAAACATCCACACAAGGGAAGGTAACTCCACGCTCTAAAATTGTCGTACTGATCAGTATCGTCAACTCTCCATCTCGAAAAGCTTGCACCTGCTCTAATCGATTTTCTGTGACAGAGGAAACAAAGCCGATATTTTCATTTGGAAACTGTTCCTGCAATATTTCTTTTAGTTTCTCGCCTTTTTTAATTTCTGATGCAAAGATTAACAAGGGATAACCTGTTCTTCTCTGCTTCTCAATGGAGCTCTTTAACTTAGGTGACAACTGACTCTTATCTAAATAACGATTAAAATCCGATAACCAAACTGGCTTTGGAATAATCAATGGATTTCCATGAAATCGTCTTGGCAAGCTCAATCGTTTTAATTCTCCTGTGCGAACCCTCTTATCTAACTCATCTGTAGAAGTCGCCGTAAGGAATATCTTCACCCCCTCCACCTTTACACATTGGTTTACAGCGTAGTAAAGCATAGGGTTGTCAACATAAGGAAAGGCATCTACTTCGTCCACTATCAGCAAATCAAAAGCATGATGAAATTTTAATAGCTGGTGAGTCGTTGCAACAACTAGTGGTGTTCGAAAATAGGGTTCTGACTCACCATGAAGTAGTGCTATCTCACAAGCAAAGTCATTCTGCAGTCGCTTATATAACTCCAAGCAAACATCTATTCGAGGGCTGGCTAAACAAACTGCACCACCTTCATCAATCACTTTAGCCACAACTTGATAAATCATCTCTGTCTTTCCCGCTCCTGTTACAGCGTGAACCAAGGTTGGCTCTTGCTTGTCTACCGCTTGAAGAAGTCCCTCTGAAACTTTTTCTTGAAAAGGTGTTAACTGACCACGCCATTTGAGGACGTCTTGCTTAGGAAAATCCTCCTGTGGAAAATAGTATAAAGCTTGATCACTCCTGACTCGTTTCATCAGCAAGCACTCCCTGCAGTAGTAAGCACCAATAGGCAAATACCATTCTTCTAGAATGCTACTATTACACCGTTGACAGAAAAGTTTTCCCTTCTCTTTTCTCATTGCTGGCAGTTTCACGGCCATCTGACATTCTTCTTTAGTTAATTCTTTCTCAGTAAACAAGCGACCGAGATAGTTTGGATTTACTTTCATACTTCTTTATTCGTAAATCTCTAGCGCTTTTGGTATTTTTTTAGTACAATTAAATCATGGAATTTAGAACAATTAAAGAGGATGGGCAGGTCCAAGAAGAAATTAAAAAATCCCGTTTTATCTGTCATGCCAAGCGTGTCTATAGTGAAGAAGAAGCTCGTGACTTTATCACTGCTATCAAAAAAGAACACTACAAAGCTACCCATAACTGCTCTGCTTTTATTATAGGAGAACGCAGTGAGATTAAGCGCACGAGTGATGATGGTGAGCCTAGTGGTACTGCTGGAGTCCCTATGCTTGGCGTCTTAGAAAATCATAACCTTACTAATGTCTGTGTAGTGGTTACTCGCTACTTTGGGGGAATTAAGTTAGGCGCTGGCGGCTTGATTCGCGCTTATGCAGGTAGTGTGGCCTTGGCTGTCAAAGAAATTGGCATTATTGAAATCAAAGAGCAAGCTGGCATAGCCATTCAGATGTCTTACGCTCAGTATCAAGAATATAGCAATTTTCTTAGAGAACATAAACTCACGGAAATCGATACAAACTTTACAGATCAAATCGATACCATAATTTATGTTGATAAGGAAGAGAAAGAAAATATCAAGTCTGCTCTTGTAGAGTTTTTTAATGGAAAGGTTACTTTAACAGATCAAGGTTTACGAGAAGTTGAAGTTCCTGTAAACTTACTGTAAACAAAGGAGAAATTATGGCTTTTGGGAAATTTATTCAAGGACTTGCTGGAAACTTTAGCGAGCAAAACAAAGAGACTCTTATCAAAGAATATGGCCAATACTTACTAGAGAATGAAGAAATTCAAAGTGGATATAAACTTATTCGTGATTCAATCATCTTTACAAATATCCGTATCATTTTTACAGATAAGCAAGGTACTACTGGTCGCAAGATGTCTGTTAAGTCTCTCTTTTTGATGAACATTGTAAACGTTGAAATGGAAACAGCTGGAGCAGGCATAGATGATAGTGAGATTACAATCACTTATTTAGAAAATGTCTTTCTAAAAGCACATAATGAACATTTTAGTTACCACAAATTTGAATTTCCTAAAAAAACGGATATCCTCCCCCTTTACAGCTATTTACTAGAACTTGCTTATCACAATCGATTAAAAATTAACGGCTTAGACCTTTGATATAAAAAAATCCTATCGCTTCGATAGGATTTCTATATTTTACAAATAGCCTAGAGCACGTTATACTAGTATCATCTTATACAAAGAGGTACATCTATGACTATTTATAACAATATCACTGAACTAATCGGACAAACACCAATTGTTAAACTCAACAATGTCGTTCCAGAAGGTTCCGCAGATGTTTATGTAAAACTTGAAGCTTTTAACCCTGGATCGTCAGTAAAA of Streptococcus oralis contains these proteins:
- a CDS encoding DEAD/DEAH box helicase translates to MKVNPNYLGRLFTEKELTKEECQMAVKLPAMRKEKGKLFCQRCNSSILEEWYLPIGAYYCRECLLMKRVRSDQALYYFPQEDFPKQDVLKWRGQLTPFQEKVSEGLLQAVDKQEPTLVHAVTGAGKTEMIYQVVAKVIDEGGAVCLASPRIDVCLELYKRLQNDFACEIALLHGESEPYFRTPLVVATTHQLLKFHHAFDLLIVDEVDAFPYVDNPMLYYAVNQCVKVEGVKIFLTATSTDELDKRVRTGELKRLSLPRRFHGNPLIIPKPVWLSDFNRYLDKSQLSPKLKSSIEKQRRTGYPLLIFASEIKKGEKLKEILQEQFPNENIGFVSSVTENRLEQVQAFRDGELTILISTTILERGVTFPCVDVFVVEANHRLFTKSSLIQIGGRVGRSMDRPTGELLFFHDGLNTSIKKAIKEIKQMNKEAGL
- a CDS encoding YigZ family protein produces the protein MEFRTIKEDGQVQEEIKKSRFICHAKRVYSEEEARDFITAIKKEHYKATHNCSAFIIGERSEIKRTSDDGEPSGTAGVPMLGVLENHNLTNVCVVVTRYFGGIKLGAGGLIRAYAGSVALAVKEIGIIEIKEQAGIAIQMSYAQYQEYSNFLREHKLTEIDTNFTDQIDTIIYVDKEEKENIKSALVEFFNGKVTLTDQGLREVEVPVNLL
- a CDS encoding PH domain-containing protein translates to MAFGKFIQGLAGNFSEQNKETLIKEYGQYLLENEEIQSGYKLIRDSIIFTNIRIIFTDKQGTTGRKMSVKSLFLMNIVNVEMETAGAGIDDSEITITYLENVFLKAHNEHFSYHKFEFPKKTDILPLYSYLLELAYHNRLKINGLDL
- a CDS encoding acetyl-CoA C-acetyltransferase, producing the protein MKDVVIVSAVRTPIGSFGGSLKNVSAVDLGSLVIKSALEKANIKPEQVDEVIMGNVLGAGLGQNVARQMSIHAGLSEFTPAFTINKVCGSGLKAVQLAAQAIQCGDADIVVAGGAENMSQAPYVLPNFRWGCRMGDSKVVDTMIKDGLSDAFNEYHMGITAENVAEEYGISRDDQDALALESQKRAVAAIESGRFKEEIVPVVIPQRKGDPIVFDTDEFPRKDASLESLSKLGPVFKKDGSVTAGNASGINDGAAAVLIMSAEKAEELGLPVIVRIRSYASAGLDPKMMGCGPIYATRKALEKGNLTVDDLDLIESNEAFAAQTYAVGKTLGFNTDIVNVNGGAIALGHPIGASGCRILVTLVHEMMKRDAKTGLATLCIGGGMGTALIVER
- the hpf gene encoding ribosome hibernation-promoting factor, HPF/YfiA family, which produces MIKYSIRGENLEVTEAIRNYVVSKLEKIEKYFQPEQELDARVNLKVYREKTAKVEVTIPLGSITLRAEDISQDMYGSIDLVTDKIERQIRKNKTKIERKNKNKVATSQLFTDALVEDANVVQPKVVRSKQIDLKPMDLEEALLQMDLLGHDFFIYVDVEDQTTNVLYRREDGEVGLLEVKES
- a CDS encoding ComF family protein yields the protein MNCLLCGQSTKSDLTFSHLLLFKNEHNYLCSACDSTFEKIGEDHCPNCMKRGLSTTCQDCKLWCEDGIQVDHKAIFTYNQAMKDFFSRYKFDGDFLLRKVFTPVLADELKKYRDYEFVVIPLSPERLLERGFNQVEGLVETAGFSFQDLLGKREEKASSSKNRSERLATEIPFYIKTEAPLPKKILVIDDIYTTGATINRVKRLFEEVGVLEVKTFSLVR